A portion of the Syngnathoides biaculeatus isolate LvHL_M chromosome 7, ASM1980259v1, whole genome shotgun sequence genome contains these proteins:
- the oma1 gene encoding metalloendopeptidase OMA1, mitochondrial isoform X1, with amino-acid sequence MMFPFSRGLLLYHPTRHLHGVSHSFHVRSLRAPLRHVRHGSPSGGGAVVVPHSRAGTLLTKTPGHLVPLPCRAQFRTSPRVEALPAPLIWMVLKPVQKLMAIILGRSLRKWWVALPENRRQLFRQWVWRRRWRLVAAAGAAAAVTALLLLTHLDQSPVTGRTRLLVFNKQNYMELAAFTSKAYMEEFGELLLPESDARHQAVERAVQHLARRNQDLPEMADVEWSVHVVQSDSTNAFVLPDGKVFMFTGMLEAVADLHQLTIVLGHEMAHALLGHAAEQASLSHVVDLLSVVLLAAIWAVCPRDSLALLGQWAQDKLTQLMFNRPYSRKLEAEADEVGLQLAAKACADVRAGPVFWQQMEIREQLSGEPSLPEWLSTHPSHKNRVAQLDRLVPQALELRERCVCPDLPPSDPRTVFSKSVRVLLEEAKAGPHPGSGSPRLPQHGPTGVVVAPAALLSQSGPPFLPRLTRGDSKALGDPREEVMAPERTQ; translated from the exons ATGATGTTTCCCTTCTCAAGGGGGCTTCTCTTGTATCACCCGACACGACACCTCCACGGGGTCTCTCACTCCTTCCACGTCCGCTCTTTGCGAGCTCCACTTCGGCATGTTCGACACGGATCCCCTAGCGGCGGCGGGGCGGTTGTGGTTCCACACAGCCGCGCCGGGACGCTCTTGACCAAAACTCCTGGGCACCTTGTCCCGCTTCCATGTCGTGCTCAGTTTCGTACTTCCCCTCGGGTCGAGGCCTTGCCAGCTCCTCTCATATGGATGGTGCTCAAGCCTGTGCAGAAGCTCATGGCCATCATATTGGGCAG GAGTTTAAGGAAGTGGTGGGTGGCTCTGCCGGAAAACCGGCGTCAGCTCTTCCGCCAGTGGGTGTGGCGCCGGCGCTGGCGCCTGGTCGCGGCGGCGGGCGCGGCGGCGGCCGTCACGGCCCTCCTTCTCCTCACGCACCTGGACCAGTCGCCGGTGACTGGACGCACGCGCCTGCTGGTGTTCAACAAGCAGAACTACATGGAGCTGGCAGCCTTCACCTCAAAGGCG TACATGGAGGAGTTTGGCGAGCTGCTGCTGCCCGAGAGCGACGCCCGTCACCAGGCGGTGGAGCGGGCGGTGCAGCACCTGGCCCGCCGCAACCAGGACCTCCCCGAAATGGCCGACGTGGAGTGGAGCGTCCACGTGGTGCAGAGTGACAGCACCAACGCTTTTGTTCTCCCG GATGGAAAAGTGTTCATGTTCACCGGCATGCTGGAAGCCGTGGCGGATCTCCACCAGCTCACCATCGTGCTGGGGCACGAGATGGCTCACGCCTTACTAGGACACGCT GCGGAGCAGGCCAGCCTGTCCCACGTAGTGGACCTCCTCTCCGTGGTCCTGCTGGCCGCCATCTGGGCCGTGTGTCCGCGTGACAGCCTGGCGCTGCTGGGTCAGTGGGCCCAGGACAAGCTCACGCAG TTGATGTTCAACCGTCCATACAGCAGGAAGCTGGAGGCGGAGGCGGATGAGGTCGGCTTGCAGTTGGCGGCGAAG GCGTGTGCAGACGTGCGTGCGGGTCCGGTCTTCTGGCAGCAGATGGAGATCAGGGAGCAGCTGAGTGGAGAGCCGAGCCTGCCCGAGTGGCTGTCCACGCATCCGTCGCACAAGAACCGCGTGGCACAGCTGGACCGCCTCGTGCCGCAA gCGCTGGAGTTGAGGGAGCGCTGCGTATGTCCCGACCTGCCGCCCAGCGACCCCCGCACCGTCTTCTCCAAGAGCGTACGCGTGCTGTTGGAGGAAGCCAAGGCGGGACCGCATCCAGGTTCTGGCAGCCCGCGCCTGCCTCAACACGGGCCCACCGGGGTGGTGGTGGCCCCCGCGGCTCTGCTCTCCCAATCCGGACCACCTTTTTTACCCCGCCTGACCCGGGGGGACAGTAAAGCTTTGGGCGACCCTAGAGAAGAAGTTATGGCACCAGAACGGACTCAATGA
- the oma1 gene encoding metalloendopeptidase OMA1, mitochondrial isoform X2 produces MELAAFTSKAYMEEFGELLLPESDARHQAVERAVQHLARRNQDLPEMADVEWSVHVVQSDSTNAFVLPDGKVFMFTGMLEAVADLHQLTIVLGHEMAHALLGHAAEQASLSHVVDLLSVVLLAAIWAVCPRDSLALLGQWAQDKLTQLMFNRPYSRKLEAEADEVGLQLAAKACADVRAGPVFWQQMEIREQLSGEPSLPEWLSTHPSHKNRVAQLDRLVPQALELRERCVCPDLPPSDPRTVFSKSVRVLLEEAKAGPHPGSGSPRLPQHGPTGVVVAPAALLSQSGPPFLPRLTRGDSKALGDPREEVMAPERTQ; encoded by the exons ATGGAGCTGGCAGCCTTCACCTCAAAGGCG TACATGGAGGAGTTTGGCGAGCTGCTGCTGCCCGAGAGCGACGCCCGTCACCAGGCGGTGGAGCGGGCGGTGCAGCACCTGGCCCGCCGCAACCAGGACCTCCCCGAAATGGCCGACGTGGAGTGGAGCGTCCACGTGGTGCAGAGTGACAGCACCAACGCTTTTGTTCTCCCG GATGGAAAAGTGTTCATGTTCACCGGCATGCTGGAAGCCGTGGCGGATCTCCACCAGCTCACCATCGTGCTGGGGCACGAGATGGCTCACGCCTTACTAGGACACGCT GCGGAGCAGGCCAGCCTGTCCCACGTAGTGGACCTCCTCTCCGTGGTCCTGCTGGCCGCCATCTGGGCCGTGTGTCCGCGTGACAGCCTGGCGCTGCTGGGTCAGTGGGCCCAGGACAAGCTCACGCAG TTGATGTTCAACCGTCCATACAGCAGGAAGCTGGAGGCGGAGGCGGATGAGGTCGGCTTGCAGTTGGCGGCGAAG GCGTGTGCAGACGTGCGTGCGGGTCCGGTCTTCTGGCAGCAGATGGAGATCAGGGAGCAGCTGAGTGGAGAGCCGAGCCTGCCCGAGTGGCTGTCCACGCATCCGTCGCACAAGAACCGCGTGGCACAGCTGGACCGCCTCGTGCCGCAA gCGCTGGAGTTGAGGGAGCGCTGCGTATGTCCCGACCTGCCGCCCAGCGACCCCCGCACCGTCTTCTCCAAGAGCGTACGCGTGCTGTTGGAGGAAGCCAAGGCGGGACCGCATCCAGGTTCTGGCAGCCCGCGCCTGCCTCAACACGGGCCCACCGGGGTGGTGGTGGCCCCCGCGGCTCTGCTCTCCCAATCCGGACCACCTTTTTTACCCCGCCTGACCCGGGGGGACAGTAAAGCTTTGGGCGACCCTAGAGAAGAAGTTATGGCACCAGAACGGACTCAATGA